From the genome of Clavelina lepadiformis chromosome 2, kaClaLepa1.1, whole genome shotgun sequence:
CGACATTTGCCATACGCATATTCAAAGTAGCGCCTTGGTTAGGCAAAATTCCACCCATGTCCTTCTTAGTGTCGAGAATTGGCAGTAAGCTCCGTTTTGTCCAAGGTAAGTGACTGCTTTGCCCGTAGTAAagctttattataaattttacaaataatatAACAATATCAGTTGACAAATAATATTTCTAAGTTGTTTGACTTGTATTCGCACCTGTACGATATTGGGGCCATGCAACAAAATATCAATCTGAAACAATTTAGAATTCATACAAAATGTAATCGATGAACACGAACAGTCCTACGACAAGGAAAATATGAGAGATTTTATCGACGCATTTCTAAAGGAGATGAAAAAGGGAGACAACAAAGATTTTTCGGTAAGTTCCGGCAACATAAATAACTTATAAATTCAACAAGACCCATGTGTTAATAGTGACGTTATGCAATTGCTTGGTTTGAATGGCTCGGTACAACATTAACATGCAGAATCATCAACTTCTTCAATATATTCGGCAACTGTTTTTTGCTGGGACCGAAACCACATCAAGCACTTTAAATTGGGCGCTGCTCTGCCTACTGCATTATCCGGAATCTCAGAAAAAAATGAGAAAGGAAATCATAGATGTCATTGGTAAgtctaaattttcttttagcCTGTATTTATACTTTAAATTTATGTATTCCTTTGTATAACTGGTCATACGAGGTCGGGCCTgtaatgtaggcctactaagCAAGTTAACTTTCGCTTGTAAAACTGTAAACTACATACTTCATATTTCAAGTGTCATTAGGTTTTATCtacacaataaaattttaaatattgtttacatcttagctttttgcaatgtttttcaaTTCTTATGTCAGTTTAGCGATATCAGTTAAGTATAAAATATGCACCTCTATGAATTTCCAGTTTTGCTAGAGTttcataaagttttttgtttcaggttTCGAGGGTATCGCTAGCATGTCCCACAAAAGCAGCATGCCATACACATGTGCTTTCATACATGAACTGATGAGATATCGCACATTAGCGCCTCTTAgtgtttttcataaaacaaacgAAGATACTGAATTGAGCGGTTACTTCATTCCTAAAAACACGCTGGTTAGTATataacaggggtgggcaaacttgttcaacgAAAGAGTCACTTAcagaaaactacaaacaccagCGAGTCGTAAAATCAGTAGTGTCAATAcaaataaaagtaaacaatgtATCGCTATAATGGGCACTATTGGATATTACTGTTCAGCTAAAGCATCCACTAAAACATGTCGGCGAACCACAGTGTCCCCATCTTTGTTAAAGACTATACTTGATAGCATTAGATGTcatcgtttttgttttgcagtgtATTTAAGTAGACTAAACTGAGCTAAAGCTTAATGTCTTAGCAATGAAATTGCATTGACTTGCTGTTAACTAAGTcttcggattctatgtctaatgttacgtcataaacgaaatgctggcctaaataaaaaaaaagagcgaaacgctcataaacggtactcttggtagcctttacaattttttttggaattttacgattccaCTAGAAgaaccacaaaaaacatgccggcgagccgcagtttgcccaccactGGTATATAACATTagcatttaattttgtttaaaacaaatatgaaaGCGGATGGAACGTAACATGTTATTTTTTAGCAAACTGTTTACTCAACACTTGTTTACTACTAAGTTATCCTAtaacttaaaacaaatttgcaatatTGTAAGTAATTAAGTATTATGCTAATTGCATGATTATAGGTTGCACCAAATATATGGGCAGTACACAACGATCCAGAATACTGGGAAGAAcctgaaaaatttaaacctgAACGATTCATCAACGAGAAAGGGGAGTTTGTGTCATCAAGTCACGTGATACCGTTTTCGGTCGGTCCTCGTCATTGCCTGGGTGAGCAACTTGCCAGAATGGAGATCTTTCTATTTTTGGTCTCCATGGTCCAAAAGTTTGAGTTTTTACCGGATCCTGAAGCGAAAGAGCTTCCGGACATTGATGATGGCATCAACGGAGGAGGGTTTATTCCTCATTCTTTTCGATTGGTGGCAAAGCAAATGTGAACCACAGATACGTGCTTCGTAACCACTTAGACAGTTTTGAATATTTGTTCCGCTTGTGCattaatttttgatttacgCGCATCATCGTTAAGATAAATCAATAATATATCGTCGCCATACAACGCTCTATGTAAATTCACGGCATAACATAGGAAGCATTTTTTTCGtccaattattatttatacttATAGAAATGATGGTGACGTGCTTCAGCTTCTTTATCATAGCTGCATATTAAATTTTGACTTGTACATAGAATGTATACTGCTGTTGTTTAATTTATCTTTACCGGCACTGCTTTAGCCTGTAGCGTGTGAAACGTTTGTTTCAAAAGAGGTAACCCGGTATAGTCTATGTcgtaaattttgcaaagtgCCGAAAGAAAATTATTGTTGAAAACTAATAACCAATCGCTTACAatcttttttttctaaaatagaTTGTAAATAAACGTTAATAAACATTCCGAAATCCGAACATCAAATTTTGATTATCAAATGACTACCAAATGAATCTTAAggtaaaaatatcaaatttttgattttatccAAACCAATATTCTCTGGCGACATGAAAATAGTAAAACTTTGCTTAGCCATAAAACGTTGGTGGGTTCATATATCTCCGCTATAGccgtaaagtttttaaacattactttaaattttacttcttttcaATTTTGGTTTGCCAGAGTAGGCTCCAAAGCAATCAACATTATTTTACtgcttgttgtttttttttgataaaaatatttgtacaaatTCCACCACATTGAACAGAAATATACTTTATTATCAACCTGTACAAATTTACGCTgtgaaaagcaaaaagttttaaataggTTTCTTGTGATGGCAAAAAGGAAGACGGGATAAAGGCAAAATTGTTTGACGTTGCGTGATGAAATCATTGAAATAAACGACAGCTCGAAGAGTTTGTTAGCGTCGACCTTTAGCCTGTCTCATGCTTTAGATCTGGCAGGAGAAACAATGTGTAGAAAGTAGAAACGCCGCTCGCACAAACGaattgaagaaaatgaaataaaagtatTCAGTGTAATGATTTCTCTAGCAAAGTTCATCGCCAAGGCTGAAGAAATTTACTCCCAAATATAGATTTAAGGAAGGATATAAGAAATGTGAAGCTAATGCTGCAAACGGGGGATGAACTTTTCCAGGCCGCCGCTTCACTATATAGCGATTCCTACTTCAAGAAAGCCTTCATTTAATCTTTAATTCAGAGCGTGATAACTGATAACAAGGCTCGAGAAAAAGTGATTTAAAATCGTAAGAAATGGAATTGTACGATACGTTTTTAGCTGTGAAGATCTATGACTATAGCACCGCTAAAAGATCCTGGAGAAAGGTATGAGTGATGCTTGCTCTTGTTCAGCGGTCCTGATTAACAGTTTCAAACTCGAGCAATacaatattaaaatgtaaagtgaaaataaaacaatgtcTGTCTACCTGAACCTGCTCAAAGacaagctcggtaaccgggctTGAGTGATGAAGAATTAATCTATCGCCGAGTTTGAGCCACGCAAAGACTTTCGTcggtccgaggataaagattgtgatacTATACATTACCAAGCTTAATTCCAAGCTTTTGCTACATTTCTGCTATTCAAGTTGCTACTCAGCACGAAAATATTTGGTTATTTTAGCTGCCACTGTATAAAATTGCACTAAAGCTTGCAGGAGGGACCGTTTAGCTTATCGCTATCGGTTTTCGAATTCCACAGTAACCAGTTTACACGAATCGTGAAAAAACAGATTTCCGCGAAATAATGAATAGAGTAGGTGGACCTAATCATAATGAGATAAGCAGTATACATGCATCATGTTCACTGGTACCTCGATCAAATGAAGTAATCAGTAACCGCAGTTAGATAAGAAAAGCTGATAGAAATGACTGAAAATACACGCAGAATCAATCTGGTAGCTTAAACATGATTCTGTTTCAACTATACCATGAGTTATCATCTTCTGGCGCATTTTGTATGGAAGACGACGTCAAGCCCGTGCAGTACCGTAGTAGCCTATTTGCTTACTTTATGGTAACaatcattaaatttttaacgactgacaaaaccaataaaatgaaaGTCTACTGGTTAATTGCTGTTCACGTTTCGTAGTATATTTAGGACATTTGACTTGATAAAGGTATCAAATGAGGAGATATATATATCAGTCAAAGCAAGTTTTGCAGTTTAAATTAGGTCAATAGAAATTTTCCAACAACCAGTTTGGATGTTATATTGCAGTTTTGCAACATAGTTTTAGTTGAAGCCAATAAGCAAGACCAGGTAAATAAAGCGACATTCACACGTTAACTGATGATGTGCGcgctttaaacaaaacatcacaTGATTAAGCAACACGTGAAAACATGTGCCACTCAGCGTTTTTGAAAGCGGCTGCTAGACTAAAGCTGAAAACATGGTTCGGTAATCATTTTATTGTGTTGATAGTAGCTCGATAGCGAAACACAAGTGATCTGTGAGCACAATGCCAAAGTTTCTTTGCCAGCGAAAATTTGCTGTGAAAGGTATTTACAAAGGTTAATTGTTTTCTTGCCATATGAGTAAAGGGTTATACTGTACTGACTAAATCGTTTCGACGAGTTATGAAATCTGAGCAGTAATAGATGctataaattatattttacagCGTTAAATATCGATTTTGTTGGTTACTTGTCAATATGCAATGTAAACAGGATAAAGTGGTTTAGTTTTGCATACAGTTATGTGACTTAAtctttttttggaaatttagGTGAGAGGAAAGTTATCCTTTATATAGTTAATCTGAAGTATAAGTTTGATTACAATTTTAACAGTAGCCTTTTTGTTAAGTTACGTCACTTACCAAGAGTCACAATGACCTTTCACgatcaaaaataaagcaaaaatgaaGTTATAAACTAATATTTCCATAGCTTTTAGACAAAAACTTCCATCTTGTAGCATTTTTCGTTTGAAATTACCGTAGTAATATGCATGAGGTGCAAAGCTTATTTTTTCGGGCAATAGCCTTGGTATGCAGtccgtttttatttctttttcctttctttttatcaaaaaataagtatattatacatacatatagTCCATTCACACACATTCATATATACCATATTTACCAAGTAAAATTGGGATCGTACCGGTTAATTATGATAACAGTGATAATCAGAAGTAAGTTGACATAAACATAAAGTTTGCTTGGGTCAATTAGGTTGAGGTTAACGGCCTCAAGGGTGTATAAAATCAGATAATGAAGTCAACTGTCTGTTACATGACCGTATATGCAATCTCCACGAAGTTACATCATACGGAAAACTAAGTGGCTTATAACAGCATCGCTTTGTTTTCGACTGCGTTAGGAATTATTGTGATCATAGCTGTATTGCTTTTGGCGTTGTTCCTTTTGTTGTTCCTCATCAGTGAAAATTAGTTGTTTCGTGCGGTAAATTATTAGCTGTTGGTGTTCGCTTTTCTGTTAGTGTTTGATTGCCGGATATATAGGCTGTAATTAAGGTAAATTGTACAAAGAACTCAATATGTTTGGCAATTTCATTGATGTCGTCTTTCAATTCTGTTGCTATAAATAACAGTACGTGCACAGTACTATATTTTAAAAGGCATAATCGATAAAAACGTGCCAGTTAACACTCAAATGCGTTTGTAAAAGAGATTGCGTCTTAAAGTTttctaataattaatatatcaTATCTATTTTCTAATATTGcatgtaataataattaagaGATCGATGTCGATATAGGTAGCATTTTACATTTATAAATCATATTCGCTTCTATAACTGACTTGGAAGTTATGGCTTAATATCATGAGTGCTTATGAGCGCAgcttaatttttatgtttttgataaGTTATGGATCATCGAACTTGACAAAATTACGTTTTGAAGTCTAAAACTTTGCGGTTTCTATACAttgagaaaatatttgtaagtttctttgtgtttgaaaacttCCGCCCGATAACCTTCAATCCTATGTTTCAAAGTCGTAttatcaagaaatttcagCGGCGCCATATTCGCGTTCAGTCATTAAATTTTCACAATTATTGAACGGGCTGTCTTTGGCTAAATGTGAAATCATATAGGGCTGTCATATTACGTCTAATAAAGCATGATTAATGTCATTGTCATCTTGAAATATTCAGTGGTTTTTGCGGTGTTATCCAATGACAGGTATTTTGCCGCAGTGCTCCAACCACGAGCCCAAATACGGTTTTTGATTTCCATTTGAGGCTCCATTAAACTATGAcgttcaaaattgaattatatttataCACAATTTTCcaattctttttctttatagTATTTAACAATTGCGTTATGTCAATGCATTAAgtcatgaaaaaaaattgtctttattaaGGCATGTttgtgtagactgtagagtcTGCAGACCATATCCTTGAGGTACTCCATTCTTTGAGATAACGTACGCATTATAAGCGGTGAGACAACTCATAAACGTTTAAcgctttgttttgaaatgtgttTGCGTTGGCGAATGTAGACATACTCGTATTTTGTATTTGTAGTGTAGGTGGAGGTGAAGTCGACTTCGAAAACAAAGTAGTTGCTCATATGGCAACTCCTGCAAAAAGGGTCACAATCAGCTACATTTATGTGTAGAAAACACACTAATTATATAGTTTCAGGTTGGACTAACGTATGATCTAATATTCTAATCATTCCTTCCTCGACGCAATCCTGAATACGCGACCGTCTGCGCACTGTGAGAAAGTTTTTTCATGTGTCGTTGAGGTATGAGCAAAAGTTCGTAACAGATCATTGGATCTGGAGTCAGATTTGTGATGTGCAAGTACAATCTCAAAAATCAAATCTTACATTGCAATGACATTATGGTATAAAGTTTTgagtgttttaattttttttggagggaattgttttatttgttgaatACCATTATTATTTTCTTCAAGCGTCGTCTAGCTGGAATAGGTTCAGATTCTTTTAAGTTAGATTGTGGGCAATGGAGATTCAATACAAGCCGGAAGTGGGTATAATGAGGAAAAAACGGTTAAAAATCACTGTAATATGGCGATGTATAGACGGGTGAACTGTACATTGGGCCAATGTGAGTAGGCTATCACTATTTCATCTGAAAATGTCGTACGTTCCAATATTTCTCGCTATTCTACTTCTTGCTATTCTTCTTGTTCATCaacttcaatttttaaaacatagtAAACTAAACTTAGCTTACATTTGCCTTTTAATATAAATCTAATgtcaattaaaccatattttttgcatacccTTTCTCCTCACCTATCAGCCTACCTTTTGACTACGAGATGCGTGACATACACATTTACGGGGAAATAGGCACTGACTCGTTTTCATTTGAATTTCgttaaatgtaaaatgacaatcGACGGATGGCTCAGTCTAGTAAGACGACAATAGACAGTTAAAAATGCATCTTGGAAAAGCAAACTGTGCAATTTCATAAATGCTAACTTTGCTGCAAATATGCGTAGACTTCAACCTTGGCCTAAGCTCAGTCTATCTTTTGACCAACACTAAGCCAAATATGATCCAACTAAGTTAGTGGTGACTGAAGCGTGTTAACCTCAGTACCGTAGTATAAGAATAAAGCTCAAGCAGAATGTATATATGTACAGTAGTCAGAAGCACTCTTGCAATAAGCTTTATTTATCAACACGAGCTTTCGGAAACTTTATCTTACTTCTCCTGGCGTAACTATTGTAACAATGGTATTTCGGTAACGGTTGTAGCAATGATTGTAAGCAAGTTCAAGTTGATAAATAAACGTTAACCGAAACAGTGCAATTATCGAGTCTATTATTGACTTAGTTTACTTCATACAAGCTTGTAGTAACTTTGCCTTTTAATAAGCGATGAATAATTTACTGTTTCGTGTtgatgcaaatgtttttgtctcATTTCACCGACACCCTCGAGGTTCTCGTTCTGTTTTACAAGAAACgattttcacatttttgctATGACCTTCCCACATGTAGAGATCCGTAGATTTCTGGGAGTAAGCctctaaaacgtttaaaaaaacAGAATGCATCATAGGTTGGAGTTATGTACGGTATAGCTCTTTGTTAAAGTTATATGTTTGCTGGTCAAAATTGTCAGTTTATATAAATTAGTTTGCCGGAAAATTACTTTCTCATCAGTTTGTTATACCAGTTAATGTTGTCAGCTTTAAATGATCTGTTAATGGAAGGCTAGTTTACGCTATATACTTAATGTTATACTAGTATATAAGTCTGCTTGGTTGTAGTATTTAAGACGTAGTTTTAACTGTTTCTTTGCAATTGGGCCATTATACTTTACCATTTTGTAGGCAAATTCAGATTTCAGACTCcggtttcttttttttgtgCCTTATGGATGAGGCCTTATCTTGCAGGAGTATAGGTCTACTCTCCATATGTCTGCGCATGAAGTGTGAATACAAATGGTGCCTTAATTGCTTTAGGAATCTTGATATTTCATAATTGTAGTTGTGTTGATGATTGTCATTTTTCTATATAAGCAAATTTATGTAATGAATTTCGGATAGTTGGTTATGATTTTACGGCTGTTTTTTGGTTTAGTAGTATGGATATGATTTTcgtgaaataaaataatgaaaaccGTTTCTCTAAATTCTGAAAAGCT
Proteins encoded in this window:
- the LOC143445963 gene encoding cytochrome P450 2J6-like, which translates into the protein MNILGYNFDLFDFTQPIAHLASIALVVLLTFWYRRPPNSPPGPRGIPLFGVLIFVGKYMERTLAKWKNTYGSIMSVRLGLRDILVLNDFESINQALVKQQATFSGRLHLKLLDEITKGGGIATLDYGDLWKSQRKFGLMTLRGFGVGKKSMESRVSEEVACLNEAIRSENGKAFDISNVLHKAISNNICDVILGKRFDYDDKHFEEVMHQLLSPVEDQLTTFAIRIFKVAPWLGKIPPMSFLVSRIGSKLRFVQEFIQNVIDEHEQSYDKENMRDFIDAFLKEMKKGDNKDFSNHQLLQYIRQLFFAGTETTSSTLNWALLCLLHYPESQKKMRKEIIDVIGFEGIASMSHKSSMPYTCAFIHELMRYRTLAPLSVFHKTNEDTELSGYFIPKNTLVAPNIWAVHNDPEYWEEPEKFKPERFINEKGEFVSSSHVIPFSVGPRHCLGEQLARMEIFLFLVSMVQKFEFLPDPEAKELPDIDDGINGGGFIPHSFRLVAKQM